The Flavobacterium psychrotrophum region ACACCGCATATAGAGCTTGCCAAAGAGCTGAGCGACCGTGGGCACGATGTAATACTGGTAGACTACCAACCTACGTCAGAAAATATGGTTATTGACTTTGCCGCTAAAATAAAACACCTTATTCCGCAGGGTATCGAGCTGCACTCTTTAAGATTGCAGGAAACCGAAACCTCTTTTGCAGAATGGTACCAGGCAGATAACCTTTAATTTTCAGGGCATACCGCCTGTAAATATCTAATTATAAAGCCTTGCTATCTTTGCAGCAGCATAACTGACACATGAAAGAAAACCCGAAAATATATTTTGCATCAGACCAGCACTTTGGCGCGCCAACGGCTGAACTTAGTTTTCCGCGTGAACAAAAATTTGTAGCCTGGCTTGATGAGATAAAAAAAGATGCCGACGTGCTTTTCCTGCTCGGCGACCTCTTTGATTTTTGGTTTGAATATAAAACCGTGGTACCGCGCGGCTTTGTGCGCGTATTGGGCAAACTGGCCGAACTGAAAGACAGCGGTATAGCAATACACTTTTTTATTGGCAACCACGACCTCTGGATGGAAGACTATTTCCAGAAAGAACTGCGCATACCTGTTTACCGCCGCCCAACGGAATTTACCTTTAACGGCAAAATCTTTTTGATAGGCCACGGCGACGGCTTAGGCCCCGGCGATAAAGGCTATAAACGTATGAAAAAAGTGTTTACCAACCCGTTTTCTAAATGGTTGTTCCGATGGCTGCACCCGGATATTGGCGTAAAGCTTGGGCAATACCTGTCAGTAAAAAATAAGCTGATATCGGGCGATGAAGATGTGAAATTTTTGGGCGAAGATAACGAGTGGCTGGTTTTGTACAGTAAACGCAAGCTCGAAAGCAAACACTACGATTATTTTATATTTGGCCACCGCCACCTGCCCATGGCGATACCTTTAGGGCCAAACGCTGTTTATATGAACCTGGGCGACTGGATAGGTTATTTTACCTACGCCGTTTTTAATGGAGAAACTTTAGAGTTAAAGGAGTACAAGGGGTAACCTCAATAGTAAATTTCTTTAACTATTTGTCTGACATTTCAAACATCTGCTATTGCGGGCAATGCATCTATATGATTAATTCTTACACACATCGCTAAGATAGCTCATCAGGTCGATATTAAAAAGGGCACCGCTTACAAGGTCTTTAATTTGCAGGTATTCATTAAAGGTAACTGCCATGTCAATTTCCGGTAGCGGGGTTTTTAGCAAAAATTTATGGCACTGCATCTTTACACCGCACCCTTCGCAGCAGTCATCCGGGCAAGAGTTATTTATAGTATCTGCAAAACTACGCAGCTGGTTTTCGGTAAGGTAAAAACCCGTTTCCTTAAACACCATCTGTACACGCTCGGTTAGCAGTTCGCCGCCTTTTCTCCAGTAAAAAGCCACCCCAAAATTATTATGGTATAATTGTGCTATATCTTTCATTTGCCCAAAATTTCTTCGTCACAAATATATTAATTATTTATACTCATTCTAAATTAAGTTTAAAAAAATAGTTAAACTTAGGCATGGCAATATATTTGTGTTTACTTTTGCAACCATGAAAAGAAAGTTTGCCATATTTAATTTGGTCCTGATGGCTATAGTGCAGTTCACTATCGCCTTTCAGTCTTTTCACGCATTTACCCACAAGCACGAGCATAAAACCGAACACATTACCGCAGCCCACGGCAAGCATATTGTTACGGCTTCAGAAAAAGAAGAATGTCATGTTTGTGATTTCCACTTCGACTTTTTTACCGCGCCACAGCAATTTCACCTAAAGCTTGATTTTGCCTACACGCATATCCCTTACAGCTACAGCGTAGTTGAAGGCACTCCCTCTTTCGGCGGAAGCCTTTTTTCCCTGCGGGGTCCCCCATCATTGGTTTAGAACGGTATTGCATCTTTAAAATGCCTGCACAGCCATAGCTATGCATTGTGCACTTTATTGCAACATACCTGCATTTGCCGCAGCACAATAGTTTTGTGCCTGCACTATCGCATTTCAATTTTCTAAATCATATTCCATGCGAATTTATTTCACGCTTCTGGCTATCTTATTGGCCGGTAGCTGGTGCGCACATTCCCAGTCTGTACTAAGCGGGAAGGTTACCACCCTGCAAAACCAGCCGCTGGACGGCGCCCATATACACATAGGCCAGAGCCTGCACGCCATGAGCCTGCCCGACGGCACCTATACCCTGCCCAATATACCCGCCGGAAGCCACCGTCTTGTGGCCTCATTCATTGGCTTTAAAACTCTTGATACCCTTGTAGATATTTACCACAACAGCATACTGGACATTAGGCTTAAGCCCGAAAGCACCCAGTTGCAGGAGGTGGTACTTACTGAGGGTGCTGTGGCTAAAAACACCCTGCACGAGCAAAAGCTAAAGACCGAAACCATAGAGAAATACAGCAACGCCACACTGGGCGATGCGCTAAAAGAGATTGCCGGGGTAAGCACGCTTAAAACCGGGAGTACCATTGTAAAACCTGTTATTAATGGATTACACAGTAGTCGCGTGCCGGTTTTTACTAATGGTGTGCGCCTGGAAGACCAGCAGTGGGGTACTGAGCACGCGCCCAACCTGGACGTGAATGCTGCCGGAAAAATATCGGTAATTAAAGGTGCCGGCGCTCTGCAATACAGCGGCGATGCCGTGGGCGGATTGGTACTCGTAGAACCCGCGAATGTTTTAAAGGATACGCTTTTTGGTAAGACCATTATAACGGCAGACAGCAATGGCCGTGGCACTACCATAGCCAGCAGCCTGCATAAAGGTACCGAAAAAGGCTGGGCGTGGAATGCCGGCGGAACGTTTAAATATTATGGTGACCGCGAAGCTCCGGATTATGTGCTTTCTAATACCGGTAATCGCGAAGCTAACTTTTCGGGTGATATTAAATACATTGCCAGCCGTTATACATTAGGCGCATCGTACAGTTTTTATAACGCTACGATAGGCATTGCCGAAGCTACACATATAGGCAACGTGGCCGATTTGGTACGTGCCATCAACGGGCATGAGCCTACCGTTATACGTCCGTTTACATACAACATTGGTGCGCCACGCCAGGAGGTACAGCACCACATAGGCAAGATAAATTATAACCGCGACCTCGCCGCCGGCGAAACCCTTAACCTCCAATATGCCTTTCAGCTAAACAGGCGCGAGGAGTTTGACCTGCGTCGTGGTGCACTTACTAACGTTGCCGCGCTGGATCTTACACTGGTTACGCATTCTGTTAATGCCGACTGGAAAAAAGAAACCGGAGACAATACCTATAAAGCAGGTGCAAGCGCCGCCTACCAGCATAATGATGCCAGCCCCGACACCGGAATACGCCCCCTGATACCTAACTACTCCAAAATCGATGCCGGGGCCTATGGCATTTTTACCCACCGTTTTAGCAATTCCCTTACGGGAGAAGCCGGCCTGCGGTACGACTTTAGCCATGTAGATGCTACCAAGTACTACCAGGTTTCCCGCTGGAATGATTTGGGTTATAACGATGGCTCTTTCAATAATATAATCGTAGAAGATTTAGGATCGCAGTATCTTACCAAGCCAACGTTTACCTACCATAACATTTCGGCAAGCCTGGGCATACGCAAAAAACTGGATGAAGGCTTAGACCTGCTGGGCAATGTAAGCCTTGCCATGCGCAACCCTAACCCCAGCGAACTTTTTAGCGACGGCCTGCACCACAGCAATGCCACGATAGAACTGGGCAGCCTGCGTACCCAAAAAGAACAGGCACTTAAAGCATCGGCAACGCTGCTTAAAACTTCGGGCGATTTTACCTTTGAGGTTACGCCTTATGTAAACTCCATACACGATTTTATTTACCTGCAACCCACCGGGGTAGAATATACCATACGCGGTACATTCCCGGTATACCGCTATAGGCAAACGCAGGCACTTATGGCCGGTGCCGATTTGCACATGGGCTATAGCATAAGCAACCGCTGGGGCTACAGCTTTAACGGCGCTTATGTTTACGGGCAAAATACCCGCGATAACCTGCCCCTTATAGATATGCCGCCTGTAAACATTACAAACACAGTGCGCTATACCTATAAAGAATGGCATTCATTTTTTGCTGAAGTACGTAGCGAATCGGTAGTAAAGCAATGGCGTTATCCTGACTATAACTTTACTGCACCGGTACCGGTAAACGGCGAGCTTGTACAAACACTGGTAGACATCAGCACACCGCCATCGGGTTATGAATTGCTGCACTTTACCACAGGTGTACAATTTAACCTGGGTAAAAATGTAGCAGCGGTAAACTTCTCAGTTTATAACCTGCTTAATACCAGCTACCGCGACTATCTTAATCGCCAGCGCCTCTATACTGACGAGGTGAGCCGCAACTTTCAATTACAACTGAAGTTCAATTATTAATCATTAAATACTTTTCGACATGAAAAACCTGAAACTACTTGCGTTTATCGCATTTACAGCCATTACTGTATCTTCTT contains the following coding sequences:
- a CDS encoding UDP-2,3-diacylglucosamine diphosphatase, giving the protein MKENPKIYFASDQHFGAPTAELSFPREQKFVAWLDEIKKDADVLFLLGDLFDFWFEYKTVVPRGFVRVLGKLAELKDSGIAIHFFIGNHDLWMEDYFQKELRIPVYRRPTEFTFNGKIFLIGHGDGLGPGDKGYKRMKKVFTNPFSKWLFRWLHPDIGVKLGQYLSVKNKLISGDEDVKFLGEDNEWLVLYSKRKLESKHYDYFIFGHRHLPMAIPLGPNAVYMNLGDWIGYFTYAVFNGETLELKEYKG
- a CDS encoding TonB-dependent receptor; its protein translation is MRIYFTLLAILLAGSWCAHSQSVLSGKVTTLQNQPLDGAHIHIGQSLHAMSLPDGTYTLPNIPAGSHRLVASFIGFKTLDTLVDIYHNSILDIRLKPESTQLQEVVLTEGAVAKNTLHEQKLKTETIEKYSNATLGDALKEIAGVSTLKTGSTIVKPVINGLHSSRVPVFTNGVRLEDQQWGTEHAPNLDVNAAGKISVIKGAGALQYSGDAVGGLVLVEPANVLKDTLFGKTIITADSNGRGTTIASSLHKGTEKGWAWNAGGTFKYYGDREAPDYVLSNTGNREANFSGDIKYIASRYTLGASYSFYNATIGIAEATHIGNVADLVRAINGHEPTVIRPFTYNIGAPRQEVQHHIGKINYNRDLAAGETLNLQYAFQLNRREEFDLRRGALTNVAALDLTLVTHSVNADWKKETGDNTYKAGASAAYQHNDASPDTGIRPLIPNYSKIDAGAYGIFTHRFSNSLTGEAGLRYDFSHVDATKYYQVSRWNDLGYNDGSFNNIIVEDLGSQYLTKPTFTYHNISASLGIRKKLDEGLDLLGNVSLAMRNPNPSELFSDGLHHSNATIELGSLRTQKEQALKASATLLKTSGDFTFEVTPYVNSIHDFIYLQPTGVEYTIRGTFPVYRYRQTQALMAGADLHMGYSISNRWGYSFNGAYVYGQNTRDNLPLIDMPPVNITNTVRYTYKEWHSFFAEVRSESVVKQWRYPDYNFTAPVPVNGELVQTLVDISTPPSGYELLHFTTGVQFNLGKNVAAVNFSVYNLLNTSYRDYLNRQRLYTDEVSRNFQLQLKFNY